The DNA segment AAATTTTATGTCTTCTCTCTTTCTCCCAAAATCTCATTTATCTTGCCATAATCGAGAACTTCTTCCTGTAAAAGGCACTCTGCCATTTTGTTTAGGAGAGTCCCCTTTTCATTAGGGCTAATTTTTAAAAAATGGTATTGCTCTTGCAAATTTTCTTCAATGTTTAAAATGCCTGATTCCAGTAAAAACCATTGCAATATCGTGCTCATCGCATGCTTTAATTACTTCTTCATCCCGCACTGAACCGCCCGGTTGAATAACCGCTGTAATTCCGGCTTCTGCGGCGGCATCAATTCCGTCCCTAAAAGGGAAGAAGGCATCAGATGCCATCACACATCCTTTGGTCGGTAGGTTTGCCTTCATTCTCGCAATTTTTACTGAATCTACTCTGCTCATCTGTCCTGCACCAACGCCAACTGTCTGTTCTTTGTTGGTAAAGACTATAGCATTTGATTTAACATTTTTTACTATCTTCCATGCAAACATCAACCCCTCAAATTCATCGTTAGTTGGCTGCCTTTTTGTAGGAATCTTTACATTGTTTCTGTCAATTTGATGAACATCTCTTTCTTGAATCACTAATCCTCCGAGCACTCTCTTTATGTCAGGCATAGATGCCCTTTCTTTTTTAGCCCTATCATAATCTATTGTCAGCAATCTTATATTCTTTTTTTTCGTTAAAATTTTTAGAGCTTCTTCTGAAAAAGAAGGAGCAATTATTGCTTCAACAAAGAGTTTTGAAATTTCTTCAGCTGCATCTCCATCAACTTCCCTGTTGACTGCAATTATACTTCCAAATGCCGAAACAGGGTCAGTTGCAAGGGCTTTCATATATGCATCCTTGACTGAAACTTTAGACACAGCGGCGCCGCATGGATTGGTATGCTTAATTATGGCAACTGCTATTTCATCAAACTCGAGCACCACAGCAAGCGCACCATCGACATCCACTATATTATTAAATGAAAGCTCTTTGCCATGAAGCTGTCTGATATCGGCTATTCCTCCTTTTTCTCCTGATACCCTGTAAAAAGCCGCCTTCTGGTGAGGATTTTCGCCATATCTAAGATTTTGAATCTTTTCCACACCTATTCCAAACTCCTCAGCAAACACTTCTTCTGAGGCAGTAGATTTTTGGGGATTGAAATAATTAGAAATAACACAATCATATCTCGCTGTGTGTGAAAAAGCTTTCGCCGCCAAATCAAAACATGTTCTCTCAGAAAGCTCTCCATTATTTTGCTTAAGTTCCTCTAAAACACTTTCATAATCTGCAGGATTAACAACAACAGCAACATATTTATGATTCTTAGCAGCAGACCTAATCATTGTAGGTCCACCAATGTCTATATTTTCAACAGCTTCAGAAAGCTTACAATCTTCCTTTGTAATGGTACTTTCAAAGGGATAGAGATTAACTATAACCATATCAATATATTTGATTTGATGTTCTTCTACTTCCTTTTTGTGCTTCTCATCGTCCCTCAGTGCAAGAATTCCTCCATGCACATAGGGATGAAGTGTCTTTACTCTCCCTGAAAGCATTTCAGGAAATCCTGTAAAGTCCGATATTTCTATAACATCGATTCCGCTTTCATTGATTTTCTTTGCAGTTCCTCCTGTCGATATTATTTCAATTCCTAACTCATTTAATCCTTTGGCAAACTCAACTATGCCTGTCTTATCTGAAACACTAATCAAAGCTCTTTTTACCTTAATCACTTTTCCTTCCTCATAACTTAAAATTGGTTAATTAATAGAATTTTTATCTTTCGACCTTTTCTAGTTCAAATGCATCATGTAATGTGCGCACTGCCAATTCACCATATTTTGAATCGATGATACAGGAAATTTTAATCTCCGATGTGCTTATCATTTGAATATTGATTCCTTCTGCAGACAATGCCTGAAACATTTTTGATGCCACACCTGAATGATTCCTCATTCCAGCCCCGACAATAGATACTTTTGCAATATTTTCATCAGTCAGGACCTCTTCGGCTTCTATTGATTTTGCTGCTTCATTTACAATCTCCATTGCCTTCTTTGCATCAGTCTTCGGGACAGTAAAAGTAATATCCGTAAATCCTTCTTTACTAACATTCTGAATAATCATATCAACTACAATGCTTGCCTCTGCAAGAGGTTTAAAAATCGATGCTGCTATACCCGGTTTATCAGGCACATGCCTTATAGATATTTTTGCATCGTCTTTTGCCAAAGCCACACCTGTAACAAGCACCTGCTCCATAGTTTCATCCTCCATTGTAACTAATGTTCCTCCTCCCTCTTTAAAACTCGATTTTACATAGAGAGGGACATTATATTTCATTGCAAATTCAACAGACCTTATTTGAAGAACTTTTGCTCCAAGACTTGCAAGTTCAAGCATCTCTTCATGAGAAATTTTTCCAAGCCTTTTAGCTGATGGAACTATTCTTGGGTCAGCTGTATAAACTCCATCAACATCCGTGTATATTTCACAAACATCTGCTTTAATAGCCGCCGCTATTGCTACTGCAGAAGTGTCAGAACCTCCTCTTCCCAAAGTGGTCACATCACCTTCAGGCGTTATGCCCTGAAACCCTGCCACGACTGCAATATAACCTTTATTAAGTGCTGCTTTTATCCTCTCTGCATTTATTCTTTCAATTCTTGCTTTCATATGAACACTGTCTGTAACCATACCTACCTGCCTACCAGTGAATGATATGGCTTTCTCTCCCATGCTGTTTATTGCAATTGCAAGCAATGCAATAGACACTCTTTCACCAGAAGACATAAGGACATCCATCTCTCTTTCATCAGGCATATCCGAAATACTGTGGGCAAGTCCTATTAGCCTATCAGTCTCTCCT comes from the Candidatus Schekmanbacteria bacterium genome and includes:
- a CDS encoding aspartate kinase translates to MALIVQKYGGTSVGDIEKIKNVARRVIETKRKGNQVAVVVSAMAGETDRLIGLAHSISDMPDEREMDVLMSSGERVSIALLAIAINSMGEKAISFTGRQVGMVTDSVHMKARIERINAERIKAALNKGYIAVVAGFQGITPEGDVTTLGRGGSDTSAVAIAAAIKADVCEIYTDVDGVYTADPRIVPSAKRLGKISHEEMLELASLGAKVLQIRSVEFAMKYNVPLYVKSSFKEGGGTLVTMEDETMEQVLVTGVALAKDDAKISIRHVPDKPGIAASIFKPLAEASIVVDMIIQNVSKEGFTDITFTVPKTDAKKAMEIVNEAAKSIEAEEVLTDENIAKVSIVGAGMRNHSGVASKMFQALSAEGINIQMISTSEIKISCIIDSKYGELAVRTLHDAFELEKVER
- the purH gene encoding bifunctional phosphoribosylaminoimidazolecarboxamide formyltransferase/IMP cyclohydrolase PurH; this encodes MKVKRALISVSDKTGIVEFAKGLNELGIEIISTGGTAKKINESGIDVIEISDFTGFPEMLSGRVKTLHPYVHGGILALRDDEKHKKEVEEHQIKYIDMVIVNLYPFESTITKEDCKLSEAVENIDIGGPTMIRSAAKNHKYVAVVVNPADYESVLEELKQNNGELSERTCFDLAAKAFSHTARYDCVISNYFNPQKSTASEEVFAEEFGIGVEKIQNLRYGENPHQKAAFYRVSGEKGGIADIRQLHGKELSFNNIVDVDGALAVVLEFDEIAVAIIKHTNPCGAAVSKVSVKDAYMKALATDPVSAFGSIIAVNREVDGDAAEEISKLFVEAIIAPSFSEEALKILTKKKNIRLLTIDYDRAKKERASMPDIKRVLGGLVIQERDVHQIDRNNVKIPTKRQPTNDEFEGLMFAWKIVKNVKSNAIVFTNKEQTVGVGAGQMSRVDSVKIARMKANLPTKGCVMASDAFFPFRDGIDAAAEAGITAVIQPGGSVRDEEVIKACDEHDIAMVFTGIRHFKH